In one Vidua chalybeata isolate OUT-0048 chromosome 4, bVidCha1 merged haplotype, whole genome shotgun sequence genomic region, the following are encoded:
- the LOC128786827 gene encoding collagen alpha-1(I) chain-like — MEPPRCPALPAPPPVSPGRAARDSGRLLLGSCEGRSVPDSPQPCGNARGTGCSNARSQLTAGRAVATGHSQFCASPGSAVAAGLRCPLPGLMHLWILHRPLPSGPLDPSLHASPSSELTRGLSREGRDGESPAGLRPWPREGEPRRALPQRRSGPGGGGREVAERERAPGLGTGPIGGRPWGPRRDGALRRGRDRGRAPPGSAGGPGRCRLAPVGRMEAPSGPGSVPGPGRPRAGAAGCGIAAVPGAGAEPPGGPGTRTAPSGGHGARCERGAPAWPRDGGAGAGPRRGGAGTGVRGGATRGGATERVRSSGQQSACAVWGRHRCEQGGATERGAGPAQVRGAPERLRGAGPRAFKARKPPQAPFPRQRSEVPAAAAGTSERCRGNGACGGFRALNALGPAPRRRPGAPRTCVGPAPRSVAPPCSHLCRPQTAHALCCPELRTRSVAPPRVAPPLTPVPAPPLLGPAPRTAVPRPRGGAALAPRSVSARGRRAGAGPSRRLRARPGNRRDPAPGSARPRPARARHRSRPRWRLHPPDGREAAPPGTPGRPRRRSAPVAAPPQRPLAPSRTPWPRAAVPGPPLGAVRAPAPGLLPAGTARSEPAALRRGRAWGRGCETESRPCPLPERGCLSPGGRVAGRGDGAPRPHWGQDWANPSPDSVPPPATMPGRG, encoded by the exons ATGGAgccgccccgctgccccgcCCTGCCCGCGCCCCCGCCGGTCTCTCCGGGCCGCGCTGCCCGGGACTCGGGCCGCCTCCTGCTTGGCTCCTGCGAGGGCAGGAGCGTTCCGGATTCACCTCAGCCCTGTGGGAACGCCAGAGGCACTGGCTGTT CAAATGCGAGGTCCCAGCTCACGGCGGGACGCGCCGTGGCCACTGGCCACAGCCAGTTCTGtgccagccccggcagcgccgTGGCCGCCGGCCTGCGCTGCCCCCTCCCGGGGCTGATGCACCTTTGGATCT TGCACCGGCCACTGCCCTCTGGGCCCCTGGATCCCTCCTTGCACgcctctcccagctctgagctcacCCGGGGCCTGTCCAGAG AGGGGCGCGACGGGGAGAgccccgcggggctgcggccCTGGCCAAGGGAAGGGGAGCCGCGCCGTGCTCTGCCCCAGCGGCGCAGCGGCCCCGGGGGCGGCGGAAGGGAAGTGGCGGAACGAGAGCGCGCTCCGGGGCTCGGGACCGGCCCTATCGGGGGCCGACCGTGGGGACCGCGCCGTGACGGGGCGCTGCGGCGGGGCCGAGACCGGGGCCGAGCGCCGCCGGGGTctgccgggggtcccgggcGGTGCCGCCTCGCGCCCGTCGGGCGGATGGAGGCGCCATCGGGGCCGGGATCGGtgccgggcccgggccggccgcgggcgggcgctgccgggTGCGGGATCGCGGCGGTTCccggggcgggcgcggagccgccgggAGGGCCCGGCACCCGCACGGCGCCCTCTGGCGGACACGGAGCGCGGTGCGAGCGCGGCGCCCCCGCGTGGCCGCGGGACGGCGGTGCGGGGGCGGGGCCAaggaggggcggggccggcacAGGTGTGAGGGGCGGGGCAACGCGGGGCGGGGCCACGGAGCGCGTGCGCAGCTCGGGACAGCAGAGCGCGTGCGCAGTTTGGGGCCGGCACAGGTGCGAGCAGGGCGGGGCCACggagcgcggggcggggccggcacAGGTGCGCGGGGCTCCAGAGCGcctgcgcggggcggggccgagggCATTTAAAGCCCGGAAGCCGCCGCAGGCGCCATTTCCTCGGCAGCGCTCGGAGGTGCCGGCTGCGGCCG CCGGCACCTCCGAGCGCTGCCGAGGAAATGGCGCCTGCGGCGGCTTCCGGGCTTTAAATGccctcggccccgccccgcgcaggCGCCCTGGAGCCCCGCGCACCTGTgtcggccccgccccgcgctccGTGGCCCCGCCCTGCTCGCACCTGTGCCGGCCCCAAACTGCGCACGCGCTCTGCTGTCCCGAGCTGCGCACGCGCTCCGTGGCCCCGCCTCGCGTTGCCCCGCCCCTCACACCTgtgccggccccgcccctcctTGGCCCCGCCCCCCGCACCGCCGTCCCGCGGCCACGCGGGGGCGCCGCGCTCGCACCGCGCTCCGTGTCCGCCAGAGGGCGCCGTGCGGGTGCCGGGCCCTcccggcggctccgcgcccgccccggGAACCGCCGCGATCCCGCAcccggcagcgcccgcccgcggccggcccgggcccggcaCCGATCCCGGCCCCGATGGCGCCTCCATCCGCCCGACGGGCGAGAGGCGGCACCgcccgggacccccggcagACCCCGGCGGCGCTCGGCCCCGGTCGCGGCCCCGCCGCAGCGCCCCCTGGCCCCGTCCCGCACTCCGTGGCCCCGCGCCGCTGTCCCGGGACCCCCGCTCGGCGCTGTgcgagccccggccccggggctgctcccggcgGGGACCGCTCGCTCGGAGCCCGCAGCgctgcggcggggccgcgcctgGGGACGGGGCTGTGAGACCGAGTCCCGCCCGTGCCCGCTCCCGGAGCGGGGCTGCCTCTCCCCCGGCGGGCGGGTTGCGGGTCGCGGGGACGGGGCACCACGGCCGCACTGGGGCCAGGACTGGGCAAACCCCAGCCCGGACTCGGTGCCCCCTCCTGCTACGATGCCGGGACGAGGCTGA